The uncultured Desulfobulbus sp. genome window below encodes:
- a CDS encoding DUF3999 domain-containing protein, with product MKFKQHLVLTFVLLTLAPLCPARASQPAPADFAYGMHLPVTDPNRLYTLQLPLEVYQNLYHADHSDLQVFNGEGEVVPQALQRAPLQKKVSRTAIPFFPLPQDSSGSNQNLALRVQRNKQGTILSIHGSNSVPVAASSSYLLDVSQSSFSFSKLELNWEQTATNQVFSLKVEQSQDLSHWQLITDQAVVARLGYQGAEVLRQDISLTGVKGPYLRLSCTDCAEPFQLTQVTALNGSSQNKDQYQWALLENGTMQEEQGWYRITYESPARFGVQAVDLEFPRENSLARVIIESRSTPQDTWKRVVQGDFFRLDIGGNQLISDFQNLGLNTDRYWRVSLPQSSALSRQALPKLTLGWRPESIIFLGRGPGPYTLAFGSSGKAQIDITQAALVVNALAQNGDKVPLNSLTPGPRFTLGGEQALAPQPTTIDWQRILLWIVLIGAVALLGFMAWSVAKEMQKTKT from the coding sequence ATGAAGTTTAAACAGCACCTTGTTCTTACCTTTGTATTACTCACACTTGCACCTCTTTGTCCTGCCCGTGCATCTCAGCCAGCACCCGCTGATTTTGCCTATGGAATGCATCTGCCGGTAACGGATCCCAACAGACTCTACACCCTGCAACTGCCCCTGGAAGTCTACCAGAACCTGTACCATGCTGATCACAGCGATCTCCAGGTTTTCAATGGAGAGGGAGAGGTGGTTCCCCAGGCGCTGCAACGCGCTCCCCTTCAGAAAAAAGTCAGCCGCACAGCAATCCCCTTTTTCCCTCTTCCCCAGGATTCTTCTGGGAGCAACCAAAATCTGGCACTCAGGGTTCAACGCAACAAGCAGGGGACCATTCTTTCCATCCACGGCTCCAACAGCGTTCCAGTTGCGGCGAGTTCTTCCTATCTTCTCGACGTAAGCCAATCTTCTTTTTCTTTTTCCAAGCTGGAACTCAACTGGGAGCAGACTGCTACCAATCAGGTCTTTTCACTGAAAGTTGAACAAAGTCAGGACCTGAGCCACTGGCAGCTGATTACGGATCAAGCGGTCGTTGCCAGGCTCGGTTATCAAGGGGCAGAGGTTCTGCGTCAGGATATCTCCCTCACCGGAGTCAAAGGGCCGTATCTCAGACTGAGTTGCACAGACTGCGCAGAGCCATTTCAACTAACCCAGGTCACAGCACTCAATGGATCCAGCCAAAATAAGGATCAATATCAGTGGGCTCTGCTGGAGAACGGAACTATGCAAGAAGAGCAAGGGTGGTACCGCATTACCTACGAATCCCCTGCCCGTTTTGGCGTGCAGGCGGTTGATCTTGAGTTTCCCCGGGAAAACTCACTGGCACGGGTCATAATCGAATCCCGTTCCACGCCGCAAGACACATGGAAACGAGTAGTACAAGGTGATTTTTTTCGCCTGGATATTGGAGGGAATCAGCTCATCAGCGACTTTCAGAACCTAGGTCTCAACACCGATAGGTATTGGCGAGTCAGCCTGCCCCAAAGCAGTGCTCTTTCAAGGCAGGCTCTGCCTAAGCTAACCTTAGGCTGGAGACCAGAGTCTATCATCTTTTTAGGACGCGGTCCGGGCCCTTATACGTTGGCCTTTGGCAGCAGTGGGAAAGCCCAGATAGATATTACCCAGGCAGCCCTTGTGGTGAATGCGCTGGCCCAAAATGGTGACAAGGTACCTCTGAATTCCCTGACACCTGGCCCCCGCTTTACCCTGGGAGGAGAACAGGCCCTCGCCCCGCAGCCAACGACCATAGATTGGCAACGTATTCTCCTCTGGATAGTCCTCATTGGTGCAGTTGCCCTCCTTGGGTTCATGGCCTGGTCTGTTGCCAAAGAGATGCAAAAAACGAAGACCTGA